The following proteins are encoded in a genomic region of Hyla sarda isolate aHylSar1 chromosome 3, aHylSar1.hap1, whole genome shotgun sequence:
- the LOC130360938 gene encoding taste receptor type 2 member 9-like: MKTLSKTYDRNSALSGSHSIDETADPTEGDTMVLYLDILVPALIALIPGLVINSFIIVINVTDWLNGRSVTPVDHIITSLGISRMCAQCAVTLSIIVSTIFQNNLHVDVTVFIMDTLYSFSVYSNIWLTCLLSIVFCLKISNLRTRLFLYLRRMIDQRTVHFIVGSVLLSAINCLLPTIIHVTKGGTYNTTMDNLLLDCTSSDSLYIHIISSIIPMLFCSISSVLLFTSLYHHITKMKMSGNLSINLKTYHSAMTFVSITFIYNSKYFTGHMVSVFMYYLYCEYVLWLDTVLGFLPILHSSNLIYRTAKLRSHMSKVLKNVIDFFFQRKMTETREDIEMITLGCN, encoded by the coding sequence atGAAAACATTGTCTAAAACCTATGACAGAAACTCAGCCTTATCAGGATCTCACAGTATAGACGAGACGGCTGATCCTACAGAAGGTGACACCATGGTCCTGTATCTGGATATCCTGGTCCCGGCACTGATCGCTCTTATACCTGGACTGGTGATAAACTCATTTATTATAGTCATCAATGTCACTGACTGGTTGAATGGAAGATCGGTGACTCCTGTTGACCACATTATAACTTCTCTTGGGATTTCACGAATGTGCGCTCAGTGTGCTGTTACACTTAGTATTATTGTCTCTACAATCTTTCAGAACAACCTCCATGTGGATGTAACTGTGTTTATTATGGATACACTCTATTCTTTCTCTGTTTATTCCAATATTTGGTTAACATGTCTTCTCTCCATTGTTTTCTGTCTGAAGATCTCCAACCTCCGCACCAGACTGTTCCTGTATCTGAGGAGGATGATAGATCAGAGGACTGTGCATTTCATTGTAGGATCAGTTCTTCTCTCAGCTATCAATTGTTTGTTGCCGACCATCATTCATGTGACCAAAGGTGGAACATACAATACAACCATGGATAATTTATTACTGGATTGCACTTCTAGTGATTCTTTATACATTCATATTATATCATCCATCATCCCGATGCTTTTCTGTTCCAtctcctccgtcctcctcttcaccTCGTTGTATCATCACATAACAAAGATGAAGATGAGCGGGAACTTATCCATCAATCTGAAGACATATCACTCAGCCATGACATTTGTATCCATCACTTTTATTTACAACAGTAAATACTTCACTGGTCATATGGTTAGTGTCTTTATGTACTATTTATACTGTGAGTATGTTCTATGGCTTGACACTGTCTTGGGATTCCTACCAATTCTACATTCCTCCAACCTGATCTACAGAACGGCCAAACTGAGGAGTCACATGTCCAAGGTTCTTAAGAATGTCATTGATTTCTTCTTCCAAAGGAAAATGACAGAAACTAGAGAGGACATTGAAATGATAACTCTAGGATGTAACTAA